From Rhodamnia argentea isolate NSW1041297 chromosome 10, ASM2092103v1, whole genome shotgun sequence, a single genomic window includes:
- the LOC115747578 gene encoding receptor-like protein 54: protein MEKESFHLSYMILLLTLVASHSHASTQPLCHEDERSALLEFKATTFIRNRPCCYDPTPVEQAKTESWSTSIGQTKSNCCSWAGVECDKVSGHVIGLDLSCSCLSGKINSATSIFRLLRLRSLSLAWNDFSCQIPPVIGNLGSLSHLDLSGSNFIGPIPHSLGNLTQLAHLDLSYNLLIGTTLPIGNLTLLNHLDLSHNYLNGTIPSSFGNIRELEHLSLLYNQFEGEIPSSFGRLGHLKHLDLGLNSLTGEVPSFLGNLVKYLNLRDNMLIGQIPSSLGNLTQLTFLDLRINRLTGEIPSFIGNLVRLTDIDLGYNLLAGGIPLSFQNLLELGVFRLRSNQLSGEIPSWLGRLTQLVDVDLSFNQFHGAIPSTISQLRNLNSLYLNSNNLSGTVNLDTLSEAKNLGELVLSSNKLSLTVGTNITHRYVSLGLGSCNLNGFPEFLRDQDDLLLLDLSYNNISGQVPEWFLDVSIENLLQLNLSGNFLTSLAQDPVIFKWKELYVADLRFNELQGSVPIPPPKIGYYFISNNRLSGGISPLMCNLSSIRMIDLSYNNMAGFLPQCLSNLSGTLEVMSLHRNNFIGNIPQLNGNVCALTMIDLSYNQLRGPLPRSLQTCKALEFLNFGNNQIRDIFLSWLGSLLSLKVLILQSNRFHGLIGEPGDGIEFPTLEIIDLSHNMFFGSLPSGYFKHWTAMRVSETYPSSYIGDRILPKWTFLSDPTFYYTMSVIAKGIQTNYSKIQEYLTLIDLSSNSFSGAIPETIGSLKQLELLNLSSNMLSGLLPPFLANLANLEALDLSRNRLSGEIPQELLQLTSLEVFDVSYNRLTGPIPQSQQFATFENNSYKGNSWLCGTPLSRKCRDLKASPPSSPASEDVQDSGSSMELDWKIVCMGYASGLVIGVVLGNSLVTRRRAQRLVKNFSRRKQRGRR from the coding sequence ATGGAAAAAGAGTCATTTCACTTGAGCTATATGATACTCTTGCTTACTCTTGTTGCTTCACACTCTCATGCTTCAACCCAACCACTTTGTCATGAAGACGAAAGATCTGCATTGTTGGAGTTCAAGGCAACCACCTTCATCAGAAACCGTCCGTGCTGTTATGACCCCACTCCAGTTGAACAAGCAAAGACTGAATCCTGGAGCACATCGATAGGGCAAACTAAGAGCAACTGCTGTTCTTGGGCTGGTGTCGAGTGTGATAAGGTAAGCGGTCATGTGATCGGCCTAGACCTCAGTTGCAGTTGTCTCTCCGGTAAAATCAACTCCGCCACCAGTATTTTCCGCCTTCTTCGCCTTAGAAGCCTTAGCCTTGCCTGGAATGACTTCAGTTGTCAGATTCCTCCGGTCATTGGAAATCTTGGTTCCTTGAGTCACTTGGACTTGTCCGGTTCCAACTTTATTGGCCCTATCCCGCACTCGCTCGGTAACTTGACCCAACTCGCCCATCTAGACCTCTCATATAATTTGTTGATAGGCACAACACTGCCCATCGGAAACCTGACTCTACTTAATCACTTGGACTTGAGTCATAACTACTTAAATGGAACgattccatcttcttttggcaacATCCGGGAACTGGAGCATTTGAGTCTACTATACAACCAATTTGAAGGTGAAATCCCGTCTTCTTTTGGACGTCTTGGTCACTTGAAGCATTTAGATCTAGGCCTTAATTCTTTAACGGGCGAAGTTCCCTCTTTCTTGGGAAATCTTGTCAAGTATTTAAATCTACGGGACAATATGTTGATAGGCCAAATTCCGTCCTCTCTTGGGAACCTCACCCAACTTACCTTTTTAGATTTAAGGATTAATCGGTTAACAGGCGAAATCCCGTCTTTCATTGGAAATCTAGTTCGACTTACTGATATAGATCTTGGCTACAACCTGTTAGCGGGCGGGATTCCACTCTCTTTCCAAAACCTCCTGGAGCTCGGGGTCTTCAGGCTCAGGTCGAATCAATTGAGTGGTGAAATCCCATCCTGGTTGGGAAGACTTACCCAGCTAGTTGACGTTGACCTTTCATTTAACCAATTCCATGGTGCAATTCCAAGCACGATTTCTCAATTACGGAATCTCAACAGTCTATATTTGAATTCAAATAACTTGAGTGGCACAGTAAATTTAGATACGCTTTCAGAGGCTAAAAACCTTGGTGAACTTGTGTTGTCCTCTAACAAACTGTCGTTGACTGTCGGAACCAACATAACTCACCGGTACGTTTCTCTAGGTTTAGGTTCATGCAACTTGAATGGTTTCCCTGAGTTTCTACGAGATCAAGATGACTTGTTACTGCTGGATCTATCCTACAATAACATCTCTGGTCAAGTTCCCGAATGGTTTTTGGATGTGAGCATAGAAAACCTACTTCAGCTGAACCTTTCTGGCAACTTCCTAACGAGTTTGGCTCAAGATCCTGTTATTTTCAAGTGGAAAGAACTCTATGTGGCAGATCTCAGGTTCAACGAGCTGCAAGGATCAGTTCCCATTCCCCCTCCTAAAATCGGGTACTACTTCATCTCAAATAACAGGCTCTCTGGAGGAATATCGCCACTCATGTGCAATTTAAGCTCTATACGGATGATCGATTTGTCTTATAATAACATGGCTGGGTTTCTTCCACAATGTTTGAGTAATTTGAGTGGTACTTTGGAAGTAATGAGTCTACATAGGAACAACTTTATCGGGAATATTCCTCAGTTGAATGGGAACGTATGTGCGCTTACTATGATCGATCTGAGTTACAATCAATTGCGCGGGCCATTGCCAAGATCGCTCCAAACCTGCAAGGCCTTGGAATTCCTCAATTTCGGAAACAATCAGATTAGGGATATTTTCCTGTCATGGTTGGGCTCACTTCTTAGCTTGAAGGTACTTATATTGCAGTCTAACAGATTTCACGGACTTATTGGGGAACCGGGTGATGGGATTGAGTTCCCTACGCTGGAAATCATCGACTTGTCCCACAATATGTTTTTCGGTAGCCTGCCATCCGGATACTTCAAGCATTGGACTGCCATGAGAGTTTCTGAGACATATCCGTCGAGCTACATTGGGGATCGTATTCTGCCAAAATGGACTTTCTTGTCGGACCCAACCTTTTACTACACTATGAGCGTCATTGCCAAAGGCATCCAAACGAATTACTCAAAGATCCAAGAGTACCTCACATTAATTGATCTCTCGAGCAACAGCTTCAGCGGAGCGATCCCCGAGACCATCGGAAGCCTAAAGCAACTAGAATTGCTCAACCTTTCTAGCAACATGCTTTCCGGTCTCCTGCCTCCATTCTTAGCGAACCTGGCGAATTTGGAAGCATTGGACCTTTCTCGAAACCGGCTCTCCGGAGAGATCCCTCAGGAGTTGTTGCAACTCACTTCGCTTGAGGTTTTCGACGTATCTTATAACCGTCTGACCGGACCAATACCGCAGTCACAGCAGTTTGCCACATTCGAAAACAACTCCTACAAGGGAAACTCATGGCTATGTGGCACCCCTCTGTCTCGAAAATGCAGAGATCTCAAAGCGTCACCGCCATCGTCTCCGGCGTCCGAAGATGTTCAAGATTCCGGGAGTTCAATGGAATTAGACTGGAAGATCGTGTGCATGGGGTATGCAAGTGGATTAGTGATTGGAGTGGTTCTCGGGAACAGCTTGGTCACGAGAAGGAGGGCTCAGAGACTTGTGAAGAACTTTAgtagaagaaaacaaagggGAAGAAGGTAG
- the LOC115747577 gene encoding LRR receptor-like serine/threonine-protein kinase ERL2 translates to MEKASLYFGYTIVLLALLFHTLMLQPNHVAMKTRDLRCWCSRQPSSPESLSVVTAPLQMNQQRLNPGTCRLGKLKATAVLGLVSSVISLNLASNDFNCQIPSAIGNLGSLSHLNFCQSNFMGHIPHWLGNLTRLVHLDLGYNSLNGTIPSSLGRLGQLNYLDLGTNSLTGKVPSFLGNLVQLKFLRLRDNMFIGKIPSSLGNLVQLATLDLSTNQLAGEIPSSIGSLVHLHYIDLGYNQLMGEIPPSFQNLLELRFLILGNNQLSANITHQYSTLGLGSCNLNGFPEFLRDQDELLVLDLSYNDISGQVPEWFLNVSRENLQYLNLSGNFLTSFVQDPIIFKWKELAIAYLSFNKLQGSIPQELTQLTSLAVFNVSYNRLTGPIPQWRQFATFENNSYKGNSGLCGTPLSRKCGDPKASPPSSPTSEEGRDSGSAMELDWKIVCMGYASGLVIGVVLGNCLITRRRAQRLVKNFGERKQRRRR, encoded by the exons ATGGAGAAAGCGTCACTCTACTTCGGCTATACGATAGTCTTGCTTGCCCTGTTGTTTCACACTCTCATGCTTCAACCCAACCACGTTGCCATGAAGACGAGAGATCTGCGTTGTTGGTGTTCAAGGCAACCTTCTTCACCAGAAAGCCTGAGTGTTGTTACGGCGCCACTTCAGATGAACCAGCAAAGATTGAATCCTGGAACATGTCGACTAGGAAAACTCAAAGCAACTGCTGTTCTTGGGCTGGTGTCGAGTGTGATAAG CCTTAACCTCGCCTCCAATGACTTCAATTGTCAGATTCCTTCGGCAATTGGAAATCTTGGTTCCTTGAGTCACTTGAACTTCTGCCAGTCCAACTTCATGGGTCACATCCCACATTGGCTCGGAAACTTGACCCGACTTGTCCATCTAGACTTGGGTTATAATTCATTAAATGGCACGATTCCATCTTCTCTTGGACGTCTTGGTCAGCTGAATTATTTAGATCTAGGGACTAATTCTTTAACGGGTAAAGTTCCATCTTTCTTGGGAAATCTGGTCCAGCTTAAGTTTTTACGTCTAAGGGACAACATGTTTATTGGGAAAATACCATCCTCGCTCGGGAACCTCGTCCAGCTTGCTACTTTAGATTTAAGCACAAATCAATTAGCAGGCGAAATCCCGTCTTCCATTGGAAGCCTAGTTCACCTTCATTATATAGATCTTGGATACAACCAATTAATGGGCGAGATTCCACCCTCATTCCAAAACCTCCTGGAGCTCAGATTCTTAATACTTGGGAATAATCAATTGAGTG CCAACATAACTCACCAGTACTCTACTCTAGGCTTAGGTTCATGCAACTTAAACGGTTTCCCTGAGTTTCTACGAGATCAAGATGAATTGTTAGTGCTAGATCTGTCCTACAATGACATTTCTGGTCAGGTTCCTGAATGGTTTTTGAACGTGAGCAGAGAAAACCTGCAATATTTGAACCTTTCTGGTAACTTCCTAACAAGTTTTGTTCAAGATCCCATTATTTTCAAGTGGAAAGAACTCGCTATAGCATATCTCAGTTTCAACAAGTTGCAAGGATCG ATCCCTCAGGAGTTGACGCAACTCACTTCGCTAGCGGTATTCAATGTATCTTATAACCGTCTGACCGGGCCGATACCGCAGTGGCGACAGTTTGCTACCTTTGAAAACAACTCCTACAAAGGAAACTCGGGTCTATGTGGCACTCCTCTGTCTAGAAAATGCGGAGATCCCAAAGCGTCGCCGCCATCATCTCCGACGTCCGAAGAAGGTCGAGATTCGGGGAGTGCAATGGAATTAGACTGGAAGATTGTGTGCATGGGGTATGCAAGTGGGTTGGTGATTGGAGTGGTCCTCGGGAACTGCTTGATCACAAGAAGAAGGGCTCAGAGACTTGTGAAGAATTTTGGCGAGAGAAAACAAAGGCGAAGAAGGTAG